One genomic window of Medicago truncatula cultivar Jemalong A17 chromosome 1, MtrunA17r5.0-ANR, whole genome shotgun sequence includes the following:
- the LOC25482000 gene encoding vacuolar-processing enzyme, with product MDFSQFSTILFLTVILTIFAAVSGSRDLPGDYIRLPSQSQASRFFHEPENDDNDQGTRWAILLAGSNGYWNYRHQADVCHAYQLLRKGGLKEENIIVFMYDDIASNVENPRPGVIINKPDGGDVYEGVPKDYTGAEVHADNFYAALLGNKSALTGGSGKVVDSGPNDHIFVYYTDHGGPGVLGMPVGPYLYASDLNEVLKKKHASGSYKSLVFYLEACESGSIFEGLLPEDINIYATTASNAVESSWGTYCPGEYPPPPPEYSTCLGDLYSIAWMEDSDIHNLRTESLHQQYKLVKDRTINGYYGSHVMEYGDVGLSNNHLFLYLGTNPANDNISFVDESSLKLRSPSTAVNQRDADLIHFWDKFRKAPEGSLRKNEAQKEVLEAMSHRMHVDNSVKLIGKLLFGIEKGTELLDNVRPAGSPLVDNWDCLKTMVKTFETHCGSLSQYGMKHMRSFANICNAGIQTEQMAEASAQACASIPANPWSSLQRGFSA from the exons ATGGACTTTTCTCAATTTTCCACTATCCTCTTTCTCACCGTCATCCTAACCATCTTTGCCGCCGTTTCCGGTAGCCGTGACCTCCCCGGAGATTATATCCGATTGCCATCTCAATCTCAAGCCTCCAGGTTCTTCCATGAGCCTGAAAATGATGACAACGATCAAGGGACTAGGTGGGCTATTTTACTTGCTGGTTCTAATGGTTATTGGAATTATAGGCATCAG GCTGATGTTTGTCATGCGTATCAATTGTTGAGGAAAGGTGGCttgaaagaagaaaacattATTGTTTTCATGTATGATGATATTGCTTCCAATGTAGAGAATCCAAGGCCTGGAGTCATAATTAACAAACCTGATGGTGGTGATGTTTATGAAGGAGTTCCAAAG GATTACACTGGTGCAGAGGTACATGCTGACAATTTCTATGCTGCTTTACTTGGAAATAAATCAGCTCTTACAGGTGGGAGTGGGAAAGTTGTGGATAGTGGTCCCAATGATCATATTTTTGTATACTACACTGATCATGGAGGTCCAGGGGTTCTTG GTATGCCCGTTGGTCCTTACTTGTATGCATCTGATCTGAATGAAGTCTTGAAGAAAAAACATGCTTCTGGATCATATAAGAGCCTA GTATTTTATCTGGAGGCATGTGAATCTGGCAGTATATTTGAAGGACTTCTTCCAGAAGATATCAATATCTATGCGACAACGGCTTCAAATGCAGTAGAAAGCAGTTGGGGAACATATTGCCCTGGGGAGTACCCTCCCCCTCCTCCAGAGTACTCAACCTGCTTAGGTGACCTATACAGTATTGCTTGGATGGAAGACAG TGACATACACAATTTACGAACTGAAAGTTTGCACCAGCAATATAAATTG GTTAAAGATAGGACTATCAATGGTTACTATGGTTCTCATGTGATGGAGTATGGTGATGTAGGGCTTAGCAACAATCATCTCTTCCTATATTTGGGTACAAATCCTGCCAATGACAATATTAGTTTTGTGGATGAAAGCTCCTTGAAATTGAGATCGCCTTCAACAGCAGTTAACCAAAGGGATGCTGATCTCATTCATTTCTGGGATAAG TTCCGCAAAGCACCTGAGGGTTCTCTGCGGAAAAATGAAGCACAGAAAGAAGTTTTGGAAGCAATGTCCCACAGGATGCATGTAGACAACAGTGTGAAACTGATTGGAAAGCTCTTATTTGGCATTGAAAAGGGTACTGAACTGCTCGACAATGTTAGACCTGCTGGATCACCACTTGTTGATAACTGGGATTGCCTCAAAACCATG gTGAAAACTTTTGAGACACATTGTGGATCCCTATCTCAGTATGGTATGAAACATATGAGGTCCTTTGCGAACATCTGCAATGCAGGAATACAAACTGAGCAAATGGCCGAGGCCTCAGCACAAGCTTGTGCCAGTATTCCTGCCAACCCTTGGAGTTCTCTACAAAGGGGTTTCAGTGCATAG